The Pan paniscus chromosome 1, NHGRI_mPanPan1-v2.0_pri, whole genome shotgun sequence genome has a segment encoding these proteins:
- the LOC100985607 gene encoding uncharacterized protein LOC100985607 isoform X5: MDRARHSGSRSGCRRGRVARTQIVEAEAAATVVPPDAREGLQEAAPDTLCATGSVVPSDFPLPPGPTSGCGCRPSPTHAGGSRPFVLPAASACCGPGKHLGIPFLHRDPSQLKLIHSCGSTMQLTQILRSLCISWTALLELSSKSTVGWVGGSADFSLDFHIWDQLAVISSRKGVAVLHWLFSSHSSSRLL, from the exons ATGgacagagccaggcacagtgggagtCGCAGTGGCTGCCGCCGTGGCCGCGTAGCCCGAACGCAGATCGTGGAAGCCGAAGCCGCGGCAACGGTGGTCCCTCCAGATGCCAGGGAAGGTTTGCAGGAAGCCGCTCCCGACACCCTTTGCGCCACCGGAAGCGTCGTTCCCTCAGATTTCCCCCTCCCTCCCGGACCGACTTCCGGGTGTGGCTGCCGCCCTTCCCCCACCCACGCCGGCGGGAGCCGCCCGTTCGTGCTGCCAGCAGCTTCCGCCTGCTGCGGTCCTGGCAAGCACCTCGGGATCCCATTCCTTCACAGGGACCCTAGCCAG TTAAAGCTGATACATTCCTGTGGGTCAACTATGCAACTAACTCAGATTTTGAG GAGTCTCTGCATTAGTTGGACAGCTCTTCTGGAATTATCTTCTAAGTCAACTGTGGGTTGGGTAGGTGGCTCTGCTGATTTTTCGCTGGACTTCCACATTTGGGACCAGTTGGCTGTCATCAGCTCTAGAAAGGGTGTGGCCGTTTTACATTGGCTGTTTTCCTCACATTCCTCAAGCAG
- the LOC100985607 gene encoding uncharacterized protein LOC100985607 isoform X4, which translates to MDRARHSGSRSGCRRGRVARTQIVEAEAAATVVPPDAREGLQEAAPDTLCATGSVVPSDFPLPPGPTSGCGCRPSPTHAGGSRPFVLPAASACCGPGKHLGIPFLHRDPSQASARLTVPESSKHALGLGPGRYIWEGVGGWVDRRGRIVSTLSQVAEASETFPSWIWGQRSAVKADTFLWVNYATNSDFEESLH; encoded by the exons ATGgacagagccaggcacagtgggagtCGCAGTGGCTGCCGCCGTGGCCGCGTAGCCCGAACGCAGATCGTGGAAGCCGAAGCCGCGGCAACGGTGGTCCCTCCAGATGCCAGGGAAGGTTTGCAGGAAGCCGCTCCCGACACCCTTTGCGCCACCGGAAGCGTCGTTCCCTCAGATTTCCCCCTCCCTCCCGGACCGACTTCCGGGTGTGGCTGCCGCCCTTCCCCCACCCACGCCGGCGGGAGCCGCCCGTTCGTGCTGCCAGCAGCTTCCGCCTGCTGCGGTCCTGGCAAGCACCTCGGGATCCCATTCCTTCACAGGGACCCTAGCCAGGCAAGCGCGCGCCTCACTGTACCGGAGAGCTCCAAGCACGCGCTTGGTCTGGGGCCCGGACGCTACATCTGGGAAGGGGTGGGTGGCTGGGTAGATAGGCGAGGAAGGATCGTCTCTACcctctctcaagtagctgaggcCTCCGAAACCTTCCCTAGCTGGATTTGGGGACAGAGGAGCGCTG TTAAAGCTGATACATTCCTGTGGGTCAACTATGCAACTAACTCAGATTTTGAG GAGTCTCTGCATTAG
- the LOC100985607 gene encoding uncharacterized protein LOC100985607 isoform X6 — MDRARHSGSRSGCRRGRVARTQIVEAEAAATVVPPDAREGLQEAAPDTLCATGSVVPSDFPLPPGPTSGCGCRPSPTHAGGSRPFVLPAASACCGPGKHLGIPFLHRDPSQLKLIHSCGSTMQLTQILSKQSSQVGDPQESLH, encoded by the exons ATGgacagagccaggcacagtgggagtCGCAGTGGCTGCCGCCGTGGCCGCGTAGCCCGAACGCAGATCGTGGAAGCCGAAGCCGCGGCAACGGTGGTCCCTCCAGATGCCAGGGAAGGTTTGCAGGAAGCCGCTCCCGACACCCTTTGCGCCACCGGAAGCGTCGTTCCCTCAGATTTCCCCCTCCCTCCCGGACCGACTTCCGGGTGTGGCTGCCGCCCTTCCCCCACCCACGCCGGCGGGAGCCGCCCGTTCGTGCTGCCAGCAGCTTCCGCCTGCTGCGGTCCTGGCAAGCACCTCGGGATCCCATTCCTTCACAGGGACCCTAGCCAG TTAAAGCTGATACATTCCTGTGGGTCAACTATGCAACTAACTCAGATTTTGAG caaacaaAGCTCTCAAGTTGGTGATCCTCAG GAGTCTCTGCATTAG
- the LOC100985607 gene encoding uncharacterized protein LOC100985607 isoform X2 produces the protein MDRARHSGSRSGCRRGRVARTQIVEAEAAATVVPPDAREGLQEAAPDTLCATGSVVPSDFPLPPGPTSGCGCRPSPTHAGGSRPFVLPAASACCGPGKHLGIPFLHRDPSQASARLTVPESSKHALGLGPGRYIWEGVGGWVDRRGRIVSTLSQVAEASETFPSWIWGQRSAVKADTFLWVNYATNSDFEVNNKSLYL, from the exons ATGgacagagccaggcacagtgggagtCGCAGTGGCTGCCGCCGTGGCCGCGTAGCCCGAACGCAGATCGTGGAAGCCGAAGCCGCGGCAACGGTGGTCCCTCCAGATGCCAGGGAAGGTTTGCAGGAAGCCGCTCCCGACACCCTTTGCGCCACCGGAAGCGTCGTTCCCTCAGATTTCCCCCTCCCTCCCGGACCGACTTCCGGGTGTGGCTGCCGCCCTTCCCCCACCCACGCCGGCGGGAGCCGCCCGTTCGTGCTGCCAGCAGCTTCCGCCTGCTGCGGTCCTGGCAAGCACCTCGGGATCCCATTCCTTCACAGGGACCCTAGCCAGGCAAGCGCGCGCCTCACTGTACCGGAGAGCTCCAAGCACGCGCTTGGTCTGGGGCCCGGACGCTACATCTGGGAAGGGGTGGGTGGCTGGGTAGATAGGCGAGGAAGGATCGTCTCTACcctctctcaagtagctgaggcCTCCGAAACCTTCCCTAGCTGGATTTGGGGACAGAGGAGCGCTG TTAAAGCTGATACATTCCTGTGGGTCAACTATGCAACTAACTCAGATTTTGAGGTGAATAACAAATCTCTTTATCTATAG
- the LOC100985607 gene encoding uncharacterized protein LOC100985607 isoform X3, with the protein MDRARHSGSRSGCRRGRVARTQIVEAEAAATVVPPDAREGLQEAAPDTLCATGSVVPSDFPLPPGPTSGCGCRPSPTHAGGSRPFVLPAASACCGPGKHLGIPFLHRDPSQASARLTVPESSKHALGLGPGRYIWEGVGGWVDRRGRIVSTLSQVAEASETFPSWIWGQRSAVKADTFLWVNYATNSDFEQTKLSSW; encoded by the exons ATGgacagagccaggcacagtgggagtCGCAGTGGCTGCCGCCGTGGCCGCGTAGCCCGAACGCAGATCGTGGAAGCCGAAGCCGCGGCAACGGTGGTCCCTCCAGATGCCAGGGAAGGTTTGCAGGAAGCCGCTCCCGACACCCTTTGCGCCACCGGAAGCGTCGTTCCCTCAGATTTCCCCCTCCCTCCCGGACCGACTTCCGGGTGTGGCTGCCGCCCTTCCCCCACCCACGCCGGCGGGAGCCGCCCGTTCGTGCTGCCAGCAGCTTCCGCCTGCTGCGGTCCTGGCAAGCACCTCGGGATCCCATTCCTTCACAGGGACCCTAGCCAGGCAAGCGCGCGCCTCACTGTACCGGAGAGCTCCAAGCACGCGCTTGGTCTGGGGCCCGGACGCTACATCTGGGAAGGGGTGGGTGGCTGGGTAGATAGGCGAGGAAGGATCGTCTCTACcctctctcaagtagctgaggcCTCCGAAACCTTCCCTAGCTGGATTTGGGGACAGAGGAGCGCTG TTAAAGCTGATACATTCCTGTGGGTCAACTATGCAACTAACTCAGATTTTGAG caaacaaAGCTCTCAAGTTGGTGA